The window CTGTACATCACCGTGGTGACAATGGAGGGGCGACgatgtgacatcacatcttGTCCAAAAGGATTCTTTCTCAATAGGTATGAAAAAAATCACCTTGTCAAACTATTTATTATGTAATGATTTATGTTTAAAGAGAAGCGCAAACGAATGAACttaataatgtttaaatgttttattatgaacTCTTTTCTGCCCTTGCTCATCTCAGATCTACAGAGGAAGTGTTTGATCCTCGTCCTGCACAGTCTTCCCCAGTTTGCCACTGTTTCACTGACCTGCTCTGTCACATTAGTCCTTCTTTCAAACAGACCTTTACTACTCTCAAAAACAGGTAATACTATTACCAATGCATAAAGTAATCGTATGCACTATTTTGCCAGAATACTCCTAGAGGCTCTTGGTGAAGTACATAATCCAAGTAGAGTAATTAAAATGGCTGGCTAAATATGAGTGTAAGTGGAGTGGAGAATTGTAATGACGACATTGTTATCTGTTTCCTTTTAGGCATCAGTTACCTCCTGTTGAGGTCATGCCCACTCCTTACCACACCCTGAGCTGGCTGGGGCCTCCGTGTGCCTCCCGTATTCACAAAAACACCTTCAGCAGGCTGGGAGTAGATGAGCAGCCAGCAACACAGGTGATTTACAAAAATTGTTTGTAGCTGTTTGTGAACGTCATGTACTTTTGGCAGTATGTGTGTAATTGCATGTGTTATGTGTAGGCTCCAGACTGGAATGAGGAGTTGCAAGCAACCAGAGATCTTCCACAAAGAAGTctggaggagaggctgcagagagacagagctcTGCTCCAGGTAACCAAAAAAAAGAGGCTATACATTAATTACAAATCTCATTGTAAATCTGTTAGGAACACCTCAGTACTCTTATAGTGCCCTTGTTTTAACCCAGTACTCTTGTCACCTGTCCTCCCTTATTTGTTTGCtcaccttttcttttcctcttctcccaggtaaacagtgcatttgttAGGGCTGTGACGCAGGGGGCAGAGACTGTGATAGATGGCTTTGTGGAGCCAGTCAATGGAAACCCTGATGACCCAGCTTTCCTGTGGGGGGGCCTGTTCATGAGCCAGTGTGCAGCAAGTGCAGTGTTTGGTGGGGAAAGGGGCCGCAGGTGAGAGCAAACCACAAAATAAAGGTTCTGCAACAAGATACTGTTGATGTAGATCCATTAATTGTAGTTATGGCTTTAAAGGATTCACAAAGTACACTGTGTACATGCTGTGTCGAATAAGAAGATTATTAAATAGTTGTGGTAGAATGGCGCCGGTTTGGCACAAATTGTCTAAATGTTTCTGCATATTCTCCTTGCAGGGCGGTTCAGAGGCTGGAGCTTAAAGGAGTACAGGCCTACAGTGACCTAGAGGGGCTACAGGGCCTACACACTCTTCCTACAGCCATTGTAGACTACAAAGGAGTGCGCCTATCAGCGCAGGGACTGGCTCCTGGTTTGGAAGGCTCAGAGCAGGACCAGGAAACTCCCTCTGCCCCAAGGTACATCCTGTGGAACCGTTAATACAATGAAGCACTGCCATAGTGGTGTCACCTTATTAAATCAAACTGCGTAACAACAGCATATTTCTTTTTCCCCGTTTTTGTGTTTATCAGAGGCTTGCTCTATGGGGTGAATGCCGGACCCCAAGAATCCCCCCATCGCAGAAAGCTACTGGAACTCTTGGCTCACGCTGCCAAAGCTCTTTCTCTCCAGAGACATGTCGTTGTGGGATCCAACAGTCACCGGACACCACTGTTCACATCAGTGGACGCTAAGGGACTGTTGGGGGCTGATGGGAGGTTCTACATACTGGATGTGTTCAGGAGCTTCCCAGCTGATGCCAACTTCTGTCCCGAGctagagacagaaagagagacagtcactggagaagaggagaagaaagaaagctgtaaagaagaagagggaaagaAGGGTTGTGTAAAAGAAGGTTGGccagagaattatcactcagACTCTGGGCTTCCACAGAGTTTTCCTCACAGCCTCTGTAGACTGAGGCCAGAGCTGATGCAGGACTTCATCCAGCACAAGTAAGTTCTACAgtacatgaaataaaaattttaaaaactctattaaattgttttttttttcttcataaagttaaggttttatgtctttatttcttttagaCATACCCAGTTCACACAGCATGTCAGGGAGACACTGGACGAGAACGGAGGCTTTGAAGAATGTGCAACAGCTTGTAAGAACTGTTTCAGCAGATCTGAATGCTctaaatcacaaaaacaatttGTGCATCCATATTTGacaagtattttttatatatttacaggTGATTCTCGAGCCACTAGTGCAGTACGAGCTGCTTGTAAAGAAGTGGGCTCTATTAGTGACATCATCTTTGAGATGCGATTCAACCCAAGTGTCCTCTCTTCAGGTACAAAGAGAAAGTACACAcccactcacatacacacacacagtcaaatcTGCCAGAACACATTACGACAGGCTTCTTGTTTGATGTATGCAGGAGTGTCATTCCCTGAAAGTGAAAGTGCATCAATAAGGCTGCAGGAGAGGTTACTGAAGGAAGCTGCAGCTTTCATCATCACACACCAGATTCCAGCCTTTGTAAGTACATCCATTGTTTACATGCGATACAGACACACCTgctgtaaatatgaagcaaaCTCACCATATGTctgtctgcatatgtgtgttttgcaggtgGAGTATTGCTTGCAAAACAACGAGGCACCAATGGATGGAGCTTCTCTAAAACAGGTGCTACACCAGAGAGGCATCAACGTCCGGTATCTGGGCCATGTGATGAAGgccatcagccaatcagagcacaaGGAGCGCCTGAGGCATATAATGGTGtgtttaatttacaaaataGTCAAACTTAAACTAGTCTTGATGATGTAACTGCTCTCCTAACTGTATTTTCTATCATTCATCCTTCTGTCCTCACCAGAGATCGGTCATAGGTGAAATTTTCATCCGCTCAACAAGGAGAGTGTTCAACAGTTTCCTCCAGGTAACTCGCACTATACAGTCGTGAGGGTTCCTTTTTTTACTCTCATATTCACACACCTGAATGTTGCATGTTAAAATAGCAGCAGGTGTGGTTCCGCACACTCCACAAAGAATGAACTGCAGCCTCCGGTCATGTCTTTGCAGGGTGTGGACGTGCCCAgtctctctgcagctgtcagtcacttCCTCTGCTGCCTATTGGCTCCCCACTTCACACCCACTCCAGCGGGAGAGGAGAGTAAAAAGAAGTCAAGGCGGCGTGGTCGTGGGGCTGGGACTTCTGAAGGCACACCCTGGAGCATGCTCACAGGGCCTGAGCTGTGGAACCTGGTCTGCCAGGATGCTGTTGAAACATATAACATCTCTGACAGCCTGGGGTGAGGACACAGTCTTTGTTTGTTCATACTTCATGTTTGTTCTTTATGCAACAGCTCAGTGTTAATTTTAGAATAACGGTCATTTTTCTTTGTGACAGCTCTGGCCCGAACCACCTGGTTGAGCAATATGGTCTCCAAAAGCTCTCCTTGCTCAGAGAGTTCTGTTTAAAGACTGGAGTACAGGTAACAGACACTGTAACATTAATCTGTAACAGTCAACTGAAACACATGTTTTATAGTACACAATGAGCTCTATTGCAAAATTAGCTGCaagataaaagaggaaaaggcATCCACACGtgtatttttgttcatgtttgttaaTTCTTTGTCTACACCAGTTGAGGCTGAGAGACTACCTCCTCGACAACCAAAGTAAAGCTCCCATCGGTCCTGATGACGTCCTCAACATCTTCCCTGTTGTCAAGCATGTTCACATGCCAACTGTGGATGCTTCAAAAACATATCGTGCTGCGTGGAGCTCCATTGAGAAAGGTGTGTCTATAAATCTGTACAAAAGACTTTGTGCTGCAGATTAATATAAGTATAATCTCTTtgcccagtgtgtgtgtgtgtgtttgaactaAACATAAACAGAACTTTATGTGCAAAAAATTATTGTGTGTTTCTCGAATGCAGGTCTGTTGGATCAGGCTCATGAGCGCCTGAAAGAAGCAGCCTACCTGTTTGGTAGGGTGTGTGATGACCTACACCCTGAGGCCAGTTACTGTCACAGCCTGTTGGCCAAGGTGGCCTTCCTGCAGGGGAAGGCAGCCGAGGTGAGCCAACATCCCCAAAACTCTTCCCAGATACTCTGTTGGTTTAACACTTtgctgtttatatatatttacatagtTAGTGAAGTACTAtatgtaagtacatttttagctacttgtactttacttgcaAATTTCCATTTTAGGCTACTTTATGCCTCTACTCCACCGCATTAGAGAGAAATAGTgaactttttactccactacatttatctgacagccaTAGTGACTAGTTATTTTGCAAATTTAGATCTTACATATAAAACGaatgatcagtttataaaatattataacacTATGAATGGGTCCATTGTGCATAAGGAATACTTACTTTCAATACTACTTcaatacttaaagtacatttgaaTCAGCATGCTGATGTGATTGTAGCTCTTAACATACAGTACTTGCATAAAGCTGGCCATTAATTCCTCTCATCGCTATGACTTCCTCTGTTCTCAAGGCTCGCAGTACCCAACTGAAAGCAGTGGTCATCAGTGAGAGGGTGCTTGGCTTTGACCATCCCAACACAATCCAGCAATATGTGAGTCTTTTTCACCCATGTATTGTATTTGTTGGAAAGTGTGACCAAGCTGGAGGTACCACTACTGGAAATCAAACCCTGGGTCACTGTAGAGATGAATATGAACTATATCAGTGTCTATAACTACTATTTCTATAGAGTAAATGCTGTGCCATGTGGTCACAGTGTGATTATTAATGttgttctattttatttagGCCCTCTTGGCTGTCTATATGTATGCTGGAGGGGAGACCGCCCTGGCCCAGAAGTGTCTCCTCAGAGCTCGCCTGCTAATGCTAACTATCCATGGAGAGGACCACCCCTACACCGCAACATTGGATGTAGGTTACAACAGCTTTAAAATCAGCCCCAGCAAAAAACAAAGGCTTTCttaatatcaaaataaacactATTTACTTATTGAAATGGCATTCCTGtcattgttttcttgcagagCTGTCTTGGGTTGGTGTTGACAGGAGACCATGCAGGGCAGTTCCTTAAGAACGCTCTCAGACTCAACACTTCCTTCTTTGGCCCCACAGATCTGCACACTGCTCTCAAGTAAGATGCTATTTATAGCTTCCACGTATATCTTGTAGAAAAGGTCAGCGCAATCCTGTCTTTGATCTATTATTTCCCTTTTCCAACATCATCATTCTCCTGTTTCCTTGTGCGTGCAGCCAGCATCTGTTAGCCCAGTGGATGTGCAGTCAGGGGGATTACCGAAGTGCTATGAGCCATGAGAAAGAGGCCCTCACTGCTTTTACCTCCCTGGTTAGTTTATTTTTCTTAGTGAGTataattgagagagagagaaaaaagcagaTTGTCATGTTATGGTTATTGTCTCTCCCAGTTTGGTGAGGATCACACTCAGACGCGCTGCAGCAAAGAGTTTCTGTGCACAATCACCAAACAGGCAGTGAAGGTTGAACGCTCTCTCAGACAGGCAGGAGCCGAAAGTACGGAGCAAACAGTGGAGGTATGCTCTGATATTATCAGCCTCTTTCATcctctttaaaaagaaaaaagggaatgTGTCTGTTAACCTCCATTTCCCCCTGTCTTTAGTGTCTAACTCCAACAGCTGAAACCATTCTGGAGCAGATGGTTCTGGTCACAGGGATCAGGAAGATTGCACACAGGTAAGTATTCTCTGTATGCTGGGCTGACATGGTGGATTAGAAGTACCTGAGAGGTGCGCCccggtagcctactggttaagccacatgccacataaccgcaATGTCCACAGCTCAAATCCTTTGTTGCATGTCgccccccatctctctctcccttcatctcCTGTTGTATCTACACTACACTGTCCCtttaataaaggcataaaaaatgccttccctccaaaaaaaaaaaaaaaaaagtagctgaTATGGCTgaccaatactggatttttgaggctgatactgatattattattgtgttttatagtttaaaaaatcTGAGAATATATCAGgtgataaaacaaatatttttgagaAGGATCccttaaattatttttttaagaatgtGACCAAGATATGTACCAACTGTTGAAACATTAACTTGTCCGTGTTCTCtagtggacaaactatgtagCAGAGACACTGTTTCTAATGAAGGCACTCAtgaatatgttgtgttttcatagTGACAGGCTCCAGGAGTATAGGCAGAAACACCTGGAACTAAAGGCAGCAGTGAGAAAAGAACTTTTGAACCAAATGAACGGAGGAGAGAAAAGCACAGATCAAGATCCAGGATGTGGGAAGGAAGTCAAGGACGGAGGAAGCCCAGCGGTGGAGAGTAACACTGAGAGCCAACAGGAGCAGCCAGTGGAAGAGACCTCGGTGGAGAGTGCTACTGTAGTTTCAGCTAACGGTCATGTGGTGGAGCCCGCTGAGCATGAGGAGAAAACAGAAGTAGATGCAGGTGATAGAGCAGCTGAGGTCAAGATAGTGAATGGTGAGACAGAGAACAGGGCTGAAGCAGAGGAAAGTGAGGCCAGTGCACCAAAAGAAAATGGGGAGATGAAATCTGACGCAATGGTTGATGAGATGAAGTCAGGGTCAGATGAGGTTAACGGTGTACTAAACGGAGCCGTGGATATCCCTGCTAGCCCATCAGTTCTTAAGAGTAAAGTGACCTGGGCAGATGTTGTTGTGTCAAAAGCTGTCATAGCCAATGGAACAGGACACAAAGTCACAGCTGTAAACGGAGAAGCAGATGTCACTGCCAACGGATCAGctgaaaagtgaaaacatgtcaaaaagGAAAACAGTGTTGTAGTAACATTTTCTTAAATCActgctgtaagaaaaaaaacaactctccCAGGATCCTAGATGTTATTTGATCCAATGAACATGAAGCAGAATACGAGAAAAGATAGAGTGAGATGATGAGTGTTACTTTGTGTTGATGCTGGGAGAGGGCTGTACTGAGTTTTTCAACAATAAACTTTTTACTCTTGTGTATCAAAAAAGTGCTCTCTCTCCTTTATTAACAGTTATCTTGTTTTTGGCacacatacaataaatataGTTTTCGACATTGCCAAGAGGGTGTGGCCGGGCGGCGacgaatttcgatccttcgccatggAAACTGAAACGGCCATAATTCCGGCATACATGATGctaagagacccaaaccttttgtgcttgaaaagagtcccgccctgaacacatccatgtgtcaatactggatctgagtcatagcgccaactactggcaacaggaagtaacatgttttacactttgacgccCTGTGGGTAGCACGGTAATAGGATTTACCTCAACTTTACCCAGAATAGCCTCAACACCTTGGAGTTGGTGTTACCATGGCGACGTGACGAATTtcgatgtttcgccatgacatttcaaagccttataacttgacttcACATgatctgatcttttccaaatttcatatgcttgttaagagtccccGTCTGAACACATGTAaaggcccatatttagtgacagtcatagcgccacctactggcaacaggaggTTTAAAGCGCCACTCTTTTGCtaactactcctagcaggttagtcagaaacacatcaaatttGGTCAGCCAAGGTGTAAAACCTTGATGATGATAACTGATGAtagcttttgagttttcatcaaaagccgttgccatggcaacacattgtTCGCCACAAAATACGAAGCTGTTTTTAAGGGCCAAGACATgtttgaaaactcacaaaacaatgcacacacacgGCAGGTTACAGTCGTATCGTATTGGTGGCTGGCATAAGTGTGGCGGAATGGCTCTACAGCACCCCCTACAATATTTCAACGAAGCAGCCCCCGACCCACGTTAAACCTACATGTATGAAAATCggtacacacatgtatcatgccACGGCGCACAAAAAAGTGTCTTGGACCCATAGCTgaaacccaacaggaagtcagctatTTTGAATTTAGTGGTCAATTTTGGCGTTTTTGCATGTCTTATGTTTTAACGaactcctacagaattcatcataaTGACTTaaatatcagtgtgtgtcatctagactacTATGTGATCAAAAGTTggttgaagcgtgtggccgtggcgtggcattgagttttgatgtttcgacatgacagaggaaattgctatgACTTTAGTGTACATGGCTGAATCTGCCTGAaacttgataagagtcccggcctgaacacgtttacatgacaatattcagtcATTGATGCAAACTGGCcccatagcgccccctacgacatttcaacgcagcagccccagcagcaggtaaaatagtggacaaaggaagtgatgtttatctccttcttgcactgtctgaacacagcccgggtctggagacatctacatgtccgtgacagaagcccttcgactgcaCCATGCCCCGACGTACGCAAAATTTAAATTCTTCTTCAATTTTATACCCTTCTAAAGTTTAAATACTTCTCTTGTATTATGCTACTTTCTCACCAAAGCCCCAGGAAACGCAACTTCATGTCATCATATGTAGCACTGAACTGAGCagtataaatgtaactgtggTGAGATGACAATAAAGGACAGTAAAACACCAGACACATAACTAATACTTAACAGGTAGTTCCTATTCAGTGAAAGAACTGCTTTATTGCTGCCTTAAAGCTTGAATTAATTGGCCCAAGATGCACAACAGTACTTTTTCCTTCTGAATGTTtgcctgatatcagacagaatTGTCAATTTGTTACACTCCGTTTCCATCTTCAGTCAATCAGGCAACTCTGTGGAGTGGGTGGATTTAAAGTCTGGACCCACAAATCCCAGTGTAGCCTTGGGACTAACTTATCATGAAAGTGGTTCAATTGTGCAATCCTTAGTTTgaagcatgtttttttaaactgcacaCTGGACATCAATGGCAACGATAAAAAACTGTACAGTTTTGTTCATATCTTGTCAATGTTCTTTCTCAGCTCCGTGCTTCCCTTTGTATGATCTCCAAGTCAGGGCAGTGTTGGTACTGTGGTTCATGTGGTTCTGTCCAGGCGGACTGAGGCAGTTTGTTAAGGCTGCTAGAAGGAAATGTGATGACTGCTGTGTCACTGAAGACGTCAATCAGACGGGACGGACAGGGTAGCGCTCTCTCCTCACACATGTCCGCAGCCTGGCTAATGTACCTGTAGTCCCGCTTGAATTCTCTCTCGATCGCCCTGTTGGGATGATACACAGCAAACGTCACGTCATCTCTGCTCCAGTTTCTTAAACATTATGTCCATCACGCATGTCTAGTACAAACCTGTCCCTCATGCCGTTGAAGCTGTTTCCAAAGATTATCATCAGAGGCAGACGTTGTGTACTCCAGTTCTTCCACAAGAGGTTGTTGTACAGGGCTTTCCCACAATGCATCAGGTAAAAGAGTGTGGGCTTAGTTGCCGACCGCTTCCCCTCCTGCACAACGTAGAGAGACAGATACAATATACCAAAGGATCAGATTAGTGTTTAAACAATTGT of the Thunnus maccoyii chromosome 9, fThuMac1.1, whole genome shotgun sequence genome contains:
- the si:ch211-166a6.5 gene encoding clustered mitochondria protein homolog, producing the protein MKDKVRRGGGRNQAKNDAISMTGGKDAVGIKQDEDTSFSVKIQGAGVESFELQVHGFWLVQDALMTLLSKNEVCPRSNLSLALAGTTLDPLAELQSLKGLKPGAILRLVEEPYTARSARLHLARVLELLRAFGPQDALREGRSPSILETLTQTQKPDSSLLNGKNLKRSLSNTKTESANQDGAPPEYLLPGSSERPLMALLPQSSQPEVPSYLRDLSLSCWSPPPGHRKLQGDFLYITVVTMEGRRCDITSCPKGFFLNRSTEEVFDPRPAQSSPVCHCFTDLLCHISPSFKQTFTTLKNRHQLPPVEVMPTPYHTLSWLGPPCASRIHKNTFSRLGVDEQPATQAPDWNEELQATRDLPQRSLEERLQRDRALLQVNSAFVRAVTQGAETVIDGFVEPVNGNPDDPAFLWGGLFMSQCAASAVFGGERGRRAVQRLELKGVQAYSDLEGLQGLHTLPTAIVDYKGVRLSAQGLAPGLEGSEQDQETPSAPRGLLYGVNAGPQESPHRRKLLELLAHAAKALSLQRHVVVGSNSHRTPLFTSVDAKGLLGADGRFYILDVFRSFPADANFCPELETERETVTGEEEKKESCKEEEGKKGCVKEGWPENYHSDSGLPQSFPHSLCRLRPELMQDFIQHKHTQFTQHVRETLDENGGFEECATACDSRATSAVRAACKEVGSISDIIFEMRFNPSVLSSGVSFPESESASIRLQERLLKEAAAFIITHQIPAFVEYCLQNNEAPMDGASLKQVLHQRGINVRYLGHVMKAISQSEHKERLRHIMRSVIGEIFIRSTRRVFNSFLQGVDVPSLSAAVSHFLCCLLAPHFTPTPAGEESKKKSRRRGRGAGTSEGTPWSMLTGPELWNLVCQDAVETYNISDSLGSGPNHLVEQYGLQKLSLLREFCLKTGVQLRLRDYLLDNQSKAPIGPDDVLNIFPVVKHVHMPTVDASKTYRAAWSSIEKGLLDQAHERLKEAAYLFGRVCDDLHPEASYCHSLLAKVAFLQGKAAEARSTQLKAVVISERVLGFDHPNTIQQYALLAVYMYAGGETALAQKCLLRARLLMLTIHGEDHPYTATLDSCLGLVLTGDHAGQFLKNALRLNTSFFGPTDLHTALNQHLLAQWMCSQGDYRSAMSHEKEALTAFTSLFGEDHTQTRCSKEFLCTITKQAVKVERSLRQAGAESTEQTVECLTPTAETILEQMVLVTGIRKIAHSDRLQEYRQKHLELKAAVRKELLNQMNGGEKSTDQDPGCGKEVKDGGSPAVESNTESQQEQPVEETSVESATVVSANGHVVEPAEHEEKTEVDAGDRAAEVKIVNGETENRAEAEESEASAPKENGEMKSDAMVDEMKSGSDEVNGVLNGAVDIPASPSVLKSKVTWADVVVSKAVIANGTGHKVTAVNGEADVTANGSAEK